One region of Camelina sativa cultivar DH55 chromosome 6, Cs, whole genome shotgun sequence genomic DNA includes:
- the LOC104793837 gene encoding putative F-box protein PP2-B2, which translates to MLSPNEMWITWVSSPQRFWQWISIPEARFEGVPELLSVCWFEVRSRISTRYLSPRKRYSVYIVFKTKNGCPGLGDVPVEVEVGLVGQESSQRFIYFVGPSDRRKEREKKDVMKPDKREDGWMEAELGEFFNEASCDEISATVLENKSQGFEFRPAKSP; encoded by the exons ATGTTATCGCCAAATGAGATGTGGATCACATGGGTTAGTAGTCCTCAGCGTTTTTGGCAATGGATTTCAATTCCTGAAGCTAG GTTTGAAGGAGTACCAGAGCTCCTCAGTGTATGTTGGTTTGAGGTCCGTAGCAGGATAAGTACTCGTTACTTATCTCCTAGAAAACGTTACTCGGTTTACATTGTTTTCAAGACAAAGAATGGATGTCCTGGATTGGGGGATGTGCCGGTAGAAGTTGAAGTTGGGTTGGTGGGACAAGAATCTTCTCAAAGATTCATATACTTTGTTGGGCCTTCGGATcgaaggaaagaaagagaaaaaaaagatgtaatGAAACCAGACAAGAGGGAGGATGGGTGGATGGAAGCTGAGCTTGGTGAATTCTTCAACGAAGCAAGTTGTGATGAAATTTCGGCAACTGTTCTTGAGAATAAGTCTCAAGGATTCGAATTCCGCCCTGCCAAAAGCCCGTAA